A single window of Onychostoma macrolepis isolate SWU-2019 chromosome 16, ASM1243209v1, whole genome shotgun sequence DNA harbors:
- the stk40 gene encoding serine/threonine-protein kinase 40 encodes MSKRRASERGAGESSGRSSKLLCPGISGSNAKRAGPFVLGPRLGNSPVQSIVQCLARKDGTDDFYQLKILTLEERGDTAGETQEERQGKMLLHTEYSLLSLLSNQEGVVHHHGLFQDRSCEIVEDMEANKVRKMKRRICLVLDCLCAHDFSDKTADLINLQHYVIKEKRLSEREAIVIFYDVVRVVEALHKKNIVHRDLKLGNMVLNKRTHRITITNFCLGKHLVSEEDLLKDQRGSPAYISPDVLSGRPYRGKPSDMWALGVVLFTMLYGQFPFYDSIPQELFRKIKAAEYSIPEDGRVSESTVCLIRKLLVLDPQQRLTATEVLESLSAIIASWQSVSSLSGPLQVVPDIDDQLNHPEHLQEAKVTEESSQYEFENYMRQQLLLAEEKNTIHETKNFLSKRHFGNVPPVRRLGHDAQPISPLDAAILAQRFLRK; translated from the exons ATGTCTAAACGCCGTGCTTCGGAACGAGGGGCCGGAGAGTCATCCGGCAGATCCAGCAAGCTCCTTTGTCCTGGGATATCTGGCAGCAATGCTAAGAGAGCTGGTCCCTTTGTTTTAG GCCCACGGCTGGGAAACTCTCCCGTGCAGAGTATAGTGCAGTGTCTAGCCAGAAAGGATGGGACGGATGATTTCTACCAGCTAAAA ATTCTCACCCTGGAAGAACGTGGAGACACAGCAGGAGAGACACAGGAAGAAAGGCAAGGGAAAATGCTCCTACATACAGAGTATTCTTTACTGTCACTGCTCTCCAACCAAGAAGGAGTGGTGCACCATCACGGCCTCTTCCAG GACCGCTCCTGTGAGATTGTTGAGGACATGGAGGCCAACAAAGTGCGGAAGATGAAGAGACGAATCTGTCTGGTCCTTGACTGCCTCTGTGCCCACGACTTCAGCGACAAGACGGCCGACCTCATCAACCTGCAGCATTACGTCATCAAAGAGAAGCGACTGAGCGAGCGCGAGGCCATCGTTATTTTCTATGATGTTGTGAGAGTGGTGGAGGCATTGCATAAG AAGAACATCGTGCATAGAGACTTGAAGCTTGGAAACATGGTGCTTAATAAAAG GACCCATCGGATCACCATCACAAACTTTTGCCTTGGCAAGCATTTGGTGAGTGAGGAAGATCTGTTAAAGGACCAGCGAGGCAGTCCAGCCTACATCAGCCCAGATGTCCTGAGTG GTCGACCGTACCGTGGTAAACCCAGTGATATGTGGGCGCTCGGTGTGGTGCTGTTCACCATGCTCTATGGCCAGTTCCCGTTCTACGACAGTATACCTCAAGAGCTCTTCCGCAAGATTAAAGCAGCAGAGTACTCCATCCCTGA GGATGGGCGGGTTTCAGAAAGTACAGTGTGTTTGATCAGGAAGCTACTGGTGCTTGACCCCCAGCAGAGGCTCACTGCCACCGAGGTGCTTGAGTCTCTGAGCGCCATCATCGCATCCTG gcaATCTGTGTCCTCACTGAGCGGCCCTCTACAAGTGGTGCCGGACATAGACGATCAGCTTAACCACCCCGAACATCTTCAGGAG GCGAAAGTGACAGAGGAGTCGTCTCAGTACGAATTTGAGAACTACATGAGGCAACAGCTCTTGTTGGCGGAAGAGAAAAACACTATCCATGAGACCAAGAACTTCCTCAGCAAGAGGCATTTCGGTAACGTGCCTCCGGTGAGGCGCCTCGGCCATGACGCTCAACCCATCAGCCCTCTGGATGCCGCAATACTGGCCCAGCGCTTCCTCCGGAAGTAG